A genomic region of Candidatus Pseudomonas phytovorans contains the following coding sequences:
- a CDS encoding glutathione S-transferase family protein, translating into MYKVYGDYQSGNCYKVKLMLSLLGQPCEWHPVDILKGETETPEFLAMNPNGKVPVLALEDGSYLWESNAILNFLADGSEFLPSEPRLRTQVLQWQFFEQYSHEPYIAVARFIQFYLGLPDERLEEYRKLHKGGYKALKVMERQLQMTPYLVGEQYSIADVALYAYTHVAQQGGFDLADYPAVRAWLERVSSHPRHVPMVG; encoded by the coding sequence ATGTACAAGGTCTATGGCGATTACCAGTCGGGCAACTGCTACAAGGTCAAGCTGATGCTGAGCCTGTTGGGCCAGCCGTGCGAATGGCACCCGGTGGACATCCTCAAGGGCGAGACTGAAACGCCTGAGTTCCTGGCGATGAACCCCAACGGCAAGGTGCCGGTGCTGGCGCTGGAAGACGGCAGCTATCTGTGGGAGTCCAATGCGATTCTCAATTTCCTGGCCGATGGCAGCGAGTTCCTGCCCAGCGAGCCACGCCTGCGTACCCAGGTATTGCAATGGCAGTTTTTCGAGCAGTACAGCCATGAGCCGTACATTGCCGTGGCCCGCTTCATCCAGTTCTACCTGGGGCTGCCGGACGAGCGCCTGGAGGAGTACCGCAAGCTGCACAAGGGCGGCTACAAGGCGTTGAAGGTGATGGAGCGGCAGCTGCAGATGACGCCGTACCTGGTGGGTGAGCAGTATTCGATTGCCGATGTGGCATTGTATGCCTACACCCATGTGGCGCAGCAGGGCGGGTTCGACCTGGCGGATTACCCGGCAGTGCGGGCCTGGCTGGAGCGCGTCAGCAGCCACCCGCGGCATGTGCCGATGGTGGGCTGA
- a CDS encoding benzoate/H(+) symporter BenE family transporter has product MTDATSARLRPLADTSPSAVVAGFIAMLTGYTSSLVLMFQAGQAAGLTNAQISSWIWALSIGMAVCSIGLSLRYRTPITIAWSTPGAALLITSLGGVSYGEAIGAYITCAALVLICGLTGSFERLVKRIPASLASALLAGILFKIGSEIFVAAQHRTLLVLGMFFSYLLVKRLSPRYCVLAALLVGTALSGALGLLDFSGFHLEVAKPVWTTPSFSLAATISIGIPLFVVAMTSQNMPGVAVLRADGYQVPASPLISATGFASLLLAPFGSHGVNLAAISAAICTGPHAHEDPSKRYTAAVWCGIFYGIAGVFGATLAALFAALPKELVLSIAALALFGSIMNGLTVAMSEAREREAAVITFMVTASGLTLFSIGSAFWGIVAGVLALLILNPRRV; this is encoded by the coding sequence ATGACCGATGCCACTTCCGCACGCCTGCGGCCCCTGGCAGATACTTCTCCATCGGCGGTGGTTGCCGGCTTCATCGCCATGCTCACCGGCTACACCAGTTCGCTGGTGCTGATGTTCCAGGCCGGCCAGGCGGCCGGGCTGACCAACGCGCAGATCTCGTCATGGATCTGGGCGCTGTCGATCGGCATGGCGGTGTGCAGCATCGGCCTGTCACTGCGCTACCGCACCCCGATCACCATCGCCTGGTCCACCCCAGGCGCGGCCTTGCTGATCACAAGCCTGGGCGGGGTGAGCTACGGCGAGGCGATTGGTGCCTACATCACCTGTGCCGCGCTGGTGCTCATCTGCGGCCTTACTGGCAGCTTCGAGCGCCTGGTCAAGCGCATCCCGGCATCGCTGGCCTCGGCACTGCTGGCGGGCATCCTGTTCAAGATCGGTAGCGAAATTTTCGTCGCGGCGCAGCATCGCACCTTGCTGGTGCTGGGTATGTTCTTCAGCTACCTGCTGGTCAAGCGGCTGTCGCCACGTTACTGCGTGCTGGCCGCGCTGCTGGTGGGCACGGCATTGTCTGGCGCGCTGGGCCTGCTGGACTTCAGCGGCTTCCATCTTGAAGTGGCCAAACCGGTGTGGACCACACCGAGCTTCTCGCTGGCAGCCACCATCAGCATTGGTATTCCGCTGTTTGTGGTGGCGATGACTTCGCAGAACATGCCCGGGGTGGCCGTGCTGCGTGCCGACGGTTACCAGGTGCCGGCCTCACCGCTGATTTCGGCCACCGGCTTTGCTTCGCTGCTGCTGGCGCCATTCGGTTCGCACGGGGTCAACCTGGCGGCGATCAGCGCAGCGATCTGCACCGGGCCGCACGCCCATGAAGACCCGAGCAAACGCTACACCGCCGCGGTGTGGTGCGGGATTTTCTACGGCATTGCCGGGGTATTCGGGGCGACCTTGGCGGCACTGTTTGCAGCGTTGCCGAAAGAGCTGGTGCTGTCGATTGCCGCATTGGCGCTGTTTGGCTCGATCATGAACGGGCTGACCGTGGCCATGAGCGAAGCGCGTGAGCGAGAGGCGGCGGTGATCACCTTTATGGTGACGGCTTCGGGGCTGACCTTGTTCTCGATTGGTTCGGCGTTCTGGGGGATTGTGGCGGGGGTGTTGGCCTTGTTGATTCTTAACCCGCGCAGGGTATGA